TCGAAAGCGCCGTTTTACACCGCCTACGAGACTGACTCGGGCGAGGAGCGCTACGGCTGGTTCTGTGGTAACTGCAACTCGCTGGACAACGCGATGGACTCGATGGGACGCATTGAGTGTAACGCCTGTGGAAACCGCCGGAAGGCGACCCGCTGGGACGCCTCCTACCTCTGATTCTGCCGTCGCGTTTCGTCGGTCGGTTCCGCGAGCTCCGCGTTCTGTCGTCTGTTCGGTACCACTACTCGTCCCTGTAAGGCGACGCTACGCGCTCGAGCCCGGACCGCACCGTCGGCGCTGTCCGATACACGGGCGCCACGGCGGCGCGTTTCGGCCTCTCGGGTCCCCGCGTGTTGTCGCCGCTCTCACCCAGTTTCGCACCCCCCGCGGCTGTAGTGTCGACGTTCGTCCCGACAGCGACCGCATTACAAATGGGCGAGGCGCCGACGGAGTGACTCGGTGTCTGTTGCCGAACGGCTGCCAGCTTTCACGACATGAGTACACTGGACCACATCGTTCGCGGTTTCAAAGCAACGCTCGTCGCTCGAGCCATCTACATGGTCTCGAGCGCGCTTCTGATGGTCGTTCTCGCCCGCTATCTGCTCGAGCCCGACGCCTACGGCGCGCTGTTCTGGGCGATCGGCATCCTGGCGGTGATCCAGCTGTTCGCCGACGTCGGACTCGGAAAGTCCGCGGCGCGGTACTTCGCGGAGTACCAGGAGAAAGACCCCGGTCAGATCCCGTACCTGATCCAGTCGACGGTCGCCTACAAACTGATCGTCATCACGCTGGTGGCGTTCTTCCTGCTCGTCTTCCACGAACAGCTCGCGATCACGCTCGGCGATCCGGAGATCGCCCCGTTCCTCGCCGCCGGCGTCGTCTACATCTTCGTCAACTCCTTCAACGGCTTCACGCAGGTCGCCTTCCAGGGGTTCAACCACCTCGTCTACAGCGCGGCCGTCCAGGCGATCGGCGGCGCGACCCGGCTTCTCTTCGCGGTGGTGTTCGTCCTCGCCGGCTTCGGCGCGCTCGGCGCTTTCTTCGGCTACGTCGTCGGCTACGCGATCGCCGCCGTCTTCGGCGTCACCGTGCTCTACTTCCAGTTCTACCGCACCTACGAGCGAGCCCCGCAGTTCGAACCCGGCCTCCCCAGGCGGCTGCTCGAGTACAGCGTTCCGCTGACGGCGACCCGGAGCGCCAACGTCGTCGACAAGCAGATCGACATCGTCCTCGTCGGCGTCTTCCTCACCTCGCCGGCCGTCGCGTTCTACACGCTTGCAAAGCAGATCACCGACTTCGTCCTCGCGCCCGTCGAGTCGCTCGGCTTTACGATCTCGCCGAACTTCGGCGAGCAGAAGGCCGCAGGCCAGCTCGAGCACGCCCGGACGATCTACGAAACGGCGCTGACCAACGCGCTGTTGCTGTACGTCCCCGCGGCCGTCGGCCTCGCGCTCGTCGCCGACCCGTTCATCACGCTGGTGTTCACCGAGGAGTACGCCGCCGCCGTCCCCGTCTTACAGATTCTCTGTCTGTTCATCGTCCTCCAGGCGATCACGAACCTCACCAGCGACAGCCTCGACTACCTCGGCCGGGCCCGTGCCCGCGCGATCGCCAAGGGCGGAACCGCCGCCGCGAACTTCGGGCTGAACATCGTGCTCATTCCGACCATCGGCGTCATCGGCGCGGCGATCGCGACGATCGTCACCCACACCGTCTACGTGGCGGTGAACCTCTACATCGTCCACAGCGAACTGAACCTCCGCCTCGAGCGCCTCGGTCGGTCGGTCGCGCTCATCTGTGGGATCTCGCTCGTGATGGCGCTCGCGGTGGTCGTCGTGGCGCCGTTTGCCTCGAGTCTCCCAATGCTGGCGGTCGTCATCGCGCTCGGCGCGCTCACCTGGGCCGTTCTCGCGGTCGTGAGCGGGTTGCTCGATCCCCGCGAGGTCAGAGCGGTGCTCGCGTGAACCGGCACGGCACACTGGTAGTCGAGGCTGACAGTTACCGGAGAATACGAGAATTTCGTGATCTGTCTCGGACGACAGTTCGGTGAGCAGACGGGACGAAGCGGTTGAAAACCGCTGTCATGGCAGTTTCGACTAACAACGTTTTTCCGGTGGGCAGACGTTTTTCGTATCATGACCGTCGAGAATCCTGTCAGGGCGGGGGTACTCAGCTTGCACACGAGCAAAGAGACGAAGGCGATCTGCAACGCAATCGAGGATCTCGGCCACGACGCGCGGTGGCTTCGCAGCGAGAACACGAGCGTCCGGATCCGGGACGGCACCGTCTCGATCGAACCCGAAGTCGACGTCATCGCCAACCGAATGCTGCTCTCGAACACGGAACAGCCGTGTGAGGAACTGGGCCTCGCGAACACGCTCGCGAAGCTCGTGCCGATGTTGAACGAACCGGAGACGACGCTGACCGCGGCGCACAAGCTCTCGACGGCGACCGCGCTCGCGTCGAACGACGTCCGCGTTCCCGACGTCCTGCTCGCGCTGAGCAGCGACCGACTCAACGCCGCCCGCGACGAGTTCGGCGAGGAGGCGGTGTACAAGACCGCGATCGGAACCCACGGCGGCGGTACCTGGAAAGTCGGCCCCGACGACCCGATCAACGCCAAAGTCGGTAACCGCTACGCCTTCCTCCAGAAGCTCATCGACCGCGACGGCGAGCGCCACCGCGACGTCCGCGTCTACGTCGTCGGCGACGAAGTCGTCGGCGCGATGTACCGCTACGCGCCCGACAACGACTGGCGGACGAACGTCGCCCTCGGCGGCGCCGTCGAGGACGCGACCGGGGACCTCCCCGAGGAGGTCCGCGAGATGGCGCTTCGCTCGACGGAGGTCATCGGCCTCGACTACGCCGGCGTCGACCTCGTCGAGGGCGAGGACGGCTGGTTCGTCCTCGAGGTCAACCCCACGGCCGGCTTCAAGGGGCTGTACGAGGCGACCCGCGTGAGCCCCGCTCCCTACATCGCGAAGCTCGCGATCGAACGCGGCGGCGGCGAGGTCGACGAACGTCGCGTCGAGGAGCTCTCGGCGACGCTCGACGACTCCGATCCTGCGGCGATGCCCGCCGCCGCCCGCGTCGCTGCGGACGCGGAGCCGGCGGACATCGGCTACACGGAAGAGGTCGTCCTCTCGGGTACCAGCGGGTCGAAGTCCGTCTACGCCAAGTCCGACACCGGCGCCACCCGGACGAGCATCGACACCCGCCTGGCAGCCGACATCGGCGCCGGGCCGATCAAGTCGATCACCCGCGTGAAATCGGGGAGCCGCAAGACCTCGAAGAGCCGCCCGGTCGTCGACGTCGTCGTCGGCGTCGGCGGCAACCAGCACACTGTCACCGCGAGCGTCGAGGACCGCAGCCACATGGACTACCCCGTCATCCTCGGTCGGGACATCCTCGAGAACTACCGCGTCGACGTCAGCAAGCGCGTCGACCGCGACGCGCCCGACAGCCCCGAGGAAGAAGAGGAGTCCGTCGAGTAACTCGAGTTCGGCGCCCGCTCCGTCAGTCCGCCGACTCGTACTCCGCCCAGAGATACAGGGTGGCGACCGACCGGTAGGGCCGCCACGCCTCCGCGATTTCGCGCATTTCGGCCCGCGTCAGCTCCGTACCGTTTCCGTACAGCTGTTCGATGCTCCGGCGGACAGCGAGGTCGCCGAGCGGCAGGACGTCGGGGCGCTCGAGGACGAACAGGAGGTACATCCGGGCGGTCCACTCGCCGACGCCCCGGATCTCCGTCAGCGCCTCCATCACCTCCTCGTTCGTGTGATCTGCGAGCCCCTCACGCGAGAAATCGCGTTTCTGAAACGCGCGAGCGGCGTTCTGCAGGTACTCGAGTTTCATCCCCGAGAGCCCTGCCGCGAGCAGCGCCTCCTCGTCGGCCGCCAGCACGCGCTCGGGCGTGATCTCGTCGTCGAGCACCTCGAACACCCGCCCCCGCACGGCGGTCGCGCTCGCCGTCGAGAGCTGCTGGTTGATGATCGAGATACACAGGCGCTCGTACTCCGACCAGTCGGGTTCGCTGTAGGGGTCGTGGCGCTCGAGGAGCCGTTCCATCACCGGGTCCCGGCGCAACACGGGTTTCGCCTCGTCTATCATGCTGTGGTCGACGTAGGAGACACCAGGGCCGAGCGAAACAAATGCCTCTCGGTCGCGATCGCGAGACGGCGGCGGCTATCGCGCGGCGGCGGCGTCGTACCACCGCGACGACCAGATCCAGGCCGATTCCGACGGCTCCCCGCCGTCGGCGTCGGCGATCTGGACGCCGATCACGCCGTCGACCGCCAGCGTGTACCACCGCTCGTCGACAGGGTGGTGGCGCGGATCGCTCGAGTCCATGGGCTATCGGGACGAGCCGAACCGGTATTGGTATGTCGCGATTGATCGCCTCGACGAGACGGTTCGACTCGATCGAACTGACGCGCTGCCCGCGTCCGGTATGGACGACGTACAGTCGGTTCACCGCCCGCTTCGTGCGCCCGTCAGTTAATTCAGCGCGATCAATTTGACGCGATTGTCAAAATCCCTTATTAACGCTCTCGAGAATTTACGACCGGGTCGACTATGAGCGACGACAGCATACAGCAAACGACGAGACGTACCGTCCTGAAAGCGACGGCGGGCGCGCTGGGGGTGGTCGGCGTCGGCGGTGTCGCGAGCGGACACAAAACGACCACCGACGGCGACTACGGCGACCAGTTCGACGGCGTCCGTGCGAACGCCGCGGCGAACACCGAGGTCGTCGGCTACCACAGCGCCGGCGGCATCGGGTCGGCGGCGTTCGCGGGCAGTCCCGACGACCCCCACTACGGGGCGTTCACCGAACTGCGGGTTCACGACGATCTGGCGGTCGTCTCGGCGTTCTCCTCGCGCGACGAGACGCCGGGACGCGGCATGGCCGTTCTCGACGTCGGCCAGTTCACTCGCGCGGAGAGCCGCGAGGAACTCGAGGACGCCGACCTCACGGTCCTCTCGTTCTACGGTAACGAGAACGACGGAGCGGCCTGCATGGACGTCAAGCTCTCGGACGACGGCCAGTACGCCTTCGTCTCGAAACAGCCGTTGACCGCGCTGTTCGACGAAACCGAACTCGACCTCGAGGACGACGACGCGGACAGCGGCGGCGCCGACGGGGCGGCACTCGAGGTCGTCGACATCTCCGATCCGGGCAACCCCGAGTTCGTCACGCAGACCTCGCTGTCGGTGTGGGCGCTCGGGCCGCACAACGCTTGGTACCACCAGATCGGCGGCCGGGAGTACGTCTTCACGACCCACGGCGAGGACGGCGTCACCGGCGGCATCAACGTCTTCGAGTTCGACCGCGACCTCGGGACGCTGGAGTTCGTCAACTGGTGGAACTACTCGGCGGAACTCGCCCAGCCGGGAGCCGAGACGGACACCGACGGCGGGGAGGCCTACGCCCACGACATCGTCGTCCAGGACGACCCCCGGTTCGGAACGCCCGTCGCCTACCTGGCGAACTGGAACGCGGGCACCCGCCTGCTCGACGTGAGCGATCCGACCGATATCGAGGAACTCGGCGTTTTCGAGCAGGACCGCGCTCACCACACCGTGCCGGCACCGACGCTGCAAAACGGCAAGCGCGTGTTCGTCGCCGGCCACGAGAACCCCTCGAGCCACGAGGACCTCGGCGACGTCCGCACCGACGGCGAAACCGGTCACTACTACCTCGTCGACGCCGATCCGATCGACGAGGTTCTCGCCGGAGAGCGCGACGAACCGGTGTACCTGGGCGCCTCGAGCACCCTCCGAGAGGACGGCGTCGAGGCCGCCAGCCGGACGGCGTTCGAGATGTACGAGGACAACGGAAAGACGGAACTCGACTACTGGATCCTCTTCGAGTCGACGGACCAGACGTTCGACGAGACGCCCGGCTTCGAGGCCGAAGCGGAGGACGGCGACCACGAGTACGAAGGGTTCGACGACTTCAACCTGAGCGCGCACAACCTCGACATCGACGCCGACGGAAACGTCGTCGCCGGCCACTACCACGCCGGCACCCGATTCATGGAGATCACCGACGAGTTCGCCCTCGAGGCGACGGGCTACAGCCGCGTCGGCCCCGCCGTTCCCGAGGACGCCACGCTCGAGGCGCTCTCCTCGGGAACGCCCTTCCACTGGTCGTCGGTGATGCGAAACGGCGTCGCGTTCTCGAGCGGGATCAACGAGGGGCCACAGGCCATCGCTCACGACGACATTCCGGTCGGCGAGGATACGCCGATCGACCTCGACGTAGAGCGCGAGGCCGACGCCTCGCTCTTTACGGCGGGCCAGACCAGCCAGGTACGGATCCACGTCGACAGCGACGAACCAGTCCAGATCAGGGATCGGATTCCCGGCGAGTGGGAGGTCGTCGGCGGCGATGTAAGCGTCGCGGAAATCAGCGACGGCGACCGGAAAGTCGTCACCGCAGACGAACCGCTCGAGTCGGGCACGGTCCGGTACTTCGTCGAGGTGCCGTCGGATCTCCTCGACACCGGGAGCTACACGGTCGGCCCGGTCGAGTACGCCCGCCCGGACGTCGAAAGCGAGTACGGCGGCGGCGTCAGCGTCACCAACTTCCTCTGGCGCAAGGAGAACGGGGAAACGGTGACGAAGACGGTGGCCGGCCTCGATCTCTGAGCGGGTACGGGGGCTCGAGAGAGGTCAGGCCTCGAGTCCGCCGTCCACGTTCTGGCCCCCTCGATCACGGGACCTCACTCGGGACACTCGCCTGCAGAATCGTCAGCGGCCCACAGCTGTAACGACGCAGCACCCCGGTGTAGTTCGATAGCAGGGATCGTACAGTCACCATCTACAGCGTCTTCTCGGGTGAGTGTCTCCGTTTGCGTTTCGGAATCCACCTCCGGGCCGGAGACCGCGTACGACACCTCGTACGTTTTCGGTTCGGCGGACCACGTCGATTCGATCACCTCGTACTCGTCGCCGGCCAGTTCAACCGTTTCGTTACTGAGGGATGTTCCGTCGCTCTCTACGTCCACCTGAATCGTGTGTGCCTCTTGGTGAGTGTTCGACACGATCAGATCGCCCATCTCGAGTCCTTCTTCATCGGACGTGCGCGAACTGCAACCAGCACTCAACACGACTGCCGATGCTATGCCACCTGTTTTGAGAATCGACCGCCTGGTTCGAAGAAGGACCATGCGGGAAACTGGAATCTCAGTCACAAGTATTTTCTCTTTTGGTAAACAACCTGAGGATTCAACGTTGTTTGACCGCGTAGTGAGAGTGCGGTAGCGGATGGACGCGACAGTTTCACGGTATCGGTTGTTTTTCGCGGGAACTTCCGATCGATTCAGATCCGGTCTTCGTATCTAACACCCCGTTCCGGCTCGGCGGCGCTTTTCGGCGTTTGAAACTGGGATCGCGTAACTGACGGCATGATACGACACGAAGGAGTCGCCACGTCCGCTGCTCCGGTCGGTCGTGGCGTTCGAAATCTGATGTACGTCACCCGCGGCGACCTCACTCGAGGTGGTGATAATCGAGTTCGTACCCCTCCTTGAGGGCCTCCTGTACCGGCTTGCTGGGTTCGCCGACGTCGCGCCGGCGGAGGGCGAGCTCGCCCTCCTCGACCGACAGCACGAGGTTGACTCGCCAGTCCGACTCCTCGTCGTCGTGGTCGGCCCGGTAGTGTGCGCCGCGAGACTCCGTTCGCTCGAGAGCCGCCCGGAGCAGCAGTTCGGCGACGGTGAGGCTCACGGAGAGGTCGACGGCGTACTCGAACGACCGCGACGTGAGGTCGCCGTCGACCCGGAGGTCCGCGGTTCGCTCGCGCAGCGCCGCAAGCTTCGCCAGCCCCTCTCGGAGGCCTGCCTCATCCCGGAGGATGCCCGCGTGCTCCCACAGCAGGTCGCCCAGGTCCTCGAGGAGCTCCTGGGGGGTTACGTCCCCGTCGGCGGCCGCGAGCGCCTCGAGGGCCGCGAACTCTCGCTCGGCCAGCGCCCGCTGGTCGTCGCTCACTTCGGGGTCGCGGTCGTCGTTCGCCACGGCGTCGGCGACGTGCTCGCCGACGAGTTTTCCGATCGCCACGGTTTCAGCAAGCGAGTTGCCGCCGAGGCGGTTCGCGCCGTGGACGCCCGCGACGGACTCTCCGACGGCGTACAGCCCGTCGACGCCGGTTTCGCCGGTCTGGAAGTCGATGTCGACGCCGCCCATCGTGTAGTGAGCCGTCGGCGCGATCTCCATCGGTTCCTCGGTGATGTCGACGCCGAGCGACTCGAAGCGCTCGACCATCGACGGCAGCCGGTCGCGGACGTACTCGGCGTCTCGGTGAGTGATGTCGAGGTAGACGCCGCCGTTATCGGTGCCGCGGCCCTCCCGGACCTCTCGAGCGATCGCCCGCGCGACGACGTCCCGGGCGTCGAGTTCCATCTGGTCGGGCGAGTAGCGCTCCATGAACCGCTCGTCCTCCGCGTTGTAGAAGCGCCCACCCTCGCCGCGAACCGCCTCGGTGACGAGCCGGCCGTCCCACTCCTCGCCGTAGCGGTCGCCGACCATCCCGGTCGGGTGGAACTGGACGAATTCGCAGTCGAGCAGCCGCGCCCCGGCCTCGAGCGCGAGCGCCTGGGCGTCGCCGTTGTTCTCCTCGTCCCGCGAGGAGTGACGATCGTAGACCGCCGAAAAGCCGCCCGCGGCGAGCACGACGTGGTCGCTCCGGAATAGGAGCCCGCCACCGGTCTCCATATCGAAGCCGACCGCGCCGGAGACGCGCTCGCCGTCCGAGAGCAGTCGCGTGATCATGGCGTTTTCGCGGTGGGGAATCTCGAGTTCGCGGGCCGTCTCGATCAACGTCTCGAGCATCGCCTCTCCGGTCCGATCGCCGACGAAGCAAGTGCGGCGGTAGGACTGGGCGCCGAAGTAGCGCTGGTTGATCCTCCCGTCGTCGGTGCGATCGAACGGGGTCCCCCAGGCGTCGAGTTCGCGGATCCGGTCGGGCATGTGTTCGGCGACCAGTTCGACCGCCTCCGGATCGTTCAGGTGGTGGCCCTCGGTCAGCGTGTCCGCCGCGTGGATCGTCCAGTCGTCTTCGGGATCGAGCGATCCGAGCGCCGCGTTGACGCCGCCTGCCGCCCACGTCGTGTGCGCGTCGCCGTGATCGCGCTTGCCGATCACCAGCGGCTCGAGCCCTGCCTCGGCGAGCGAAATGGCGACGCGCGCACCCGCCGCGCCCGCCCCGATCACGAGCGCCGGCGTCGTGACGACCTCGTACTCGAGTCCGTCGGTGGCGTCCGTATCGCCGTCGTCGATTCGGCTCTCGACGCCCGCGCCGTCCGCGACGGCCGCCGGTACCCGACGGTCGTCGGTCGCTGTTTCTGTCATCGGTGTGAACTCAGGGCCGAACGAATTTAGGTGTCTCTCCAAACGCGATCGGGACGTTCGCGCGGCTCGATCCAGCGCCGCCACCACGGCATTTAGGGGGAGCGTTATCGTAGCGCAGACCGAGATGCAGCCGGTCGTCCACCTCGCCGTCGGCTACCTCTGTTATGCGGCCTACAGCCGCTGGCGTCGCGGCAAACCGCCCGGAGAGGCGCCGGCGCTCGCCGCGATCGCGGGCGCGGCGCTTCCCGACTTGCTCGACCAG
Above is a genomic segment from Natrononativus amylolyticus containing:
- a CDS encoding flippase; protein product: MSTLDHIVRGFKATLVARAIYMVSSALLMVVLARYLLEPDAYGALFWAIGILAVIQLFADVGLGKSAARYFAEYQEKDPGQIPYLIQSTVAYKLIVITLVAFFLLVFHEQLAITLGDPEIAPFLAAGVVYIFVNSFNGFTQVAFQGFNHLVYSAAVQAIGGATRLLFAVVFVLAGFGALGAFFGYVVGYAIAAVFGVTVLYFQFYRTYERAPQFEPGLPRRLLEYSVPLTATRSANVVDKQIDIVLVGVFLTSPAVAFYTLAKQITDFVLAPVESLGFTISPNFGEQKAAGQLEHARTIYETALTNALLLYVPAAVGLALVADPFITLVFTEEYAAAVPVLQILCLFIVLQAITNLTSDSLDYLGRARARAIAKGGTAAANFGLNIVLIPTIGVIGAAIATIVTHTVYVAVNLYIVHSELNLRLERLGRSVALICGISLVMALAVVVVAPFASSLPMLAVVIALGALTWAVLAVVSGLLDPREVRAVLA
- a CDS encoding ATP-grasp domain-containing protein, which encodes MTVENPVRAGVLSLHTSKETKAICNAIEDLGHDARWLRSENTSVRIRDGTVSIEPEVDVIANRMLLSNTEQPCEELGLANTLAKLVPMLNEPETTLTAAHKLSTATALASNDVRVPDVLLALSSDRLNAARDEFGEEAVYKTAIGTHGGGTWKVGPDDPINAKVGNRYAFLQKLIDRDGERHRDVRVYVVGDEVVGAMYRYAPDNDWRTNVALGGAVEDATGDLPEEVREMALRSTEVIGLDYAGVDLVEGEDGWFVLEVNPTAGFKGLYEATRVSPAPYIAKLAIERGGGEVDERRVEELSATLDDSDPAAMPAAARVAADAEPADIGYTEEVVLSGTSGSKSVYAKSDTGATRTSIDTRLAADIGAGPIKSITRVKSGSRKTSKSRPVVDVVVGVGGNQHTVTASVEDRSHMDYPVILGRDILENYRVDVSKRVDRDAPDSPEEEEESVE
- a CDS encoding L-aspartate oxidase, translated to MTETATDDRRVPAAVADGAGVESRIDDGDTDATDGLEYEVVTTPALVIGAGAAGARVAISLAEAGLEPLVIGKRDHGDAHTTWAAGGVNAALGSLDPEDDWTIHAADTLTEGHHLNDPEAVELVAEHMPDRIRELDAWGTPFDRTDDGRINQRYFGAQSYRRTCFVGDRTGEAMLETLIETARELEIPHRENAMITRLLSDGERVSGAVGFDMETGGGLLFRSDHVVLAAGGFSAVYDRHSSRDEENNGDAQALALEAGARLLDCEFVQFHPTGMVGDRYGEEWDGRLVTEAVRGEGGRFYNAEDERFMERYSPDQMELDARDVVARAIAREVREGRGTDNGGVYLDITHRDAEYVRDRLPSMVERFESLGVDITEEPMEIAPTAHYTMGGVDIDFQTGETGVDGLYAVGESVAGVHGANRLGGNSLAETVAIGKLVGEHVADAVANDDRDPEVSDDQRALAEREFAALEALAAADGDVTPQELLEDLGDLLWEHAGILRDEAGLREGLAKLAALRERTADLRVDGDLTSRSFEYAVDLSVSLTVAELLLRAALERTESRGAHYRADHDDEESDWRVNLVLSVEEGELALRRRDVGEPSKPVQEALKEGYELDYHHLE
- a CDS encoding DNA-3-methyladenine glycosylase family protein → MIDEAKPVLRRDPVMERLLERHDPYSEPDWSEYERLCISIINQQLSTASATAVRGRVFEVLDDEITPERVLAADEEALLAAGLSGMKLEYLQNAARAFQKRDFSREGLADHTNEEVMEALTEIRGVGEWTARMYLLFVLERPDVLPLGDLAVRRSIEQLYGNGTELTRAEMREIAEAWRPYRSVATLYLWAEYESAD